In Campylobacterota bacterium, one DNA window encodes the following:
- the gatC gene encoding Asp-tRNA(Asn)/Glu-tRNA(Gln) amidotransferase subunit GatC, with protein sequence MANNFCKEELLKLAAMAGLSLDENEVKQFEGEIKAIIENIDALENVTLSEELATARLENVFREDVVIESDADAILAQAPQTQDRYFVVPKILDEK encoded by the coding sequence ATGGCAAACAATTTTTGCAAAGAAGAACTGCTTAAACTTGCCGCGATGGCTGGGCTATCACTCGACGAAAATGAAGTGAAGCAGTTTGAAGGTGAAATTAAGGCAATTATCGAAAATATCGATGCATTAGAAAACGTAACACTTTCTGAAGAGCTAGCAACAGCTCGACTCGAAAACGTTTTTCGCGAAGACGTTGTTATAGAAAGTGACGCTGACGCAATCCTTGCCCAAGCACCTCAAACGCAAGATCGCTATTTTGTGGTACCAAAAATTCTTGACGAGAAATAA
- a CDS encoding MATE family efflux transporter, whose product MNVKKQIQSFLSSRMHGERSRDIILYWLPELITATILISLPPLIDSWIVSQLGSNTTYGALAMGTNFLHTLIKLAEAIPVASIAIIGRHNGAGEYEQCGQDLGDTFWTTFIFGCSQFLIIFLSAKYIYQWLGVPAKMIPIGAEFLRIKAFGVFLIFTILCFVGFMRALKNTRVPMLINMLGIAVFIVFDYMLVLGHFGFPKLGLKGSAIATIVQYSVMNVVALCYILFNPDYKKYFTTIFFAVFSWKRALHLINLSWPIVIDKSTITFSYVWLSKMIASMGKYAITSYDVVKNLERFAILPVAAAAQVVTFLVSNRLGAGDPEGAVANIKKMFMLSFATVIPSLFILSINAPYFVSFFDKKNKFGNFAASVLPIITFLVIFDFTQLVLAGALRGAGDVRTVMWGRLFSCACFFIPVSYVISQLPQAGAGHGFSTQTTGMLSAYFMVLPPISNELKFILIYGSFYVTTGLMGIIFVRRIKSRKWLTHKV is encoded by the coding sequence ATGAACGTTAAAAAACAAATTCAATCGTTTCTTTCATCACGTATGCACGGTGAACGGTCGCGCGACATTATTCTTTACTGGTTACCTGAGCTGATAACGGCAACGATTCTCATTTCGCTGCCACCACTAATCGACTCGTGGATTGTTTCGCAGCTGGGGTCAAACACAACCTACGGCGCACTTGCTATGGGCACCAACTTTTTGCATACGCTAATCAAACTTGCAGAAGCAATACCAGTCGCTTCAATCGCCATCATTGGTCGACACAACGGTGCGGGCGAGTATGAACAATGTGGCCAGGATCTGGGAGACACGTTTTGGACAACATTTATTTTTGGGTGTAGCCAATTTTTGATCATCTTTTTGAGCGCAAAATATATTTATCAATGGCTTGGCGTTCCCGCGAAAATGATTCCTATCGGTGCTGAGTTTTTGCGAATTAAGGCGTTTGGTGTTTTCTTAATTTTCACGATTTTGTGTTTTGTTGGATTTATGCGCGCACTTAAAAATACTCGCGTTCCTATGCTGATCAATATGCTGGGCATTGCAGTCTTTATCGTTTTTGACTACATGCTCGTTTTGGGACACTTTGGTTTTCCCAAACTTGGGCTTAAAGGATCTGCCATTGCAACAATTGTCCAATATTCAGTAATGAATGTTGTTGCGCTCTGTTACATACTCTTTAACCCAGACTATAAAAAATACTTCACAACTATCTTTTTTGCCGTCTTTAGCTGGAAGCGCGCACTGCACCTGATTAACCTCAGCTGGCCGATTGTTATTGACAAAAGTACGATAACCTTTTCATATGTCTGGTTGTCAAAAATGATTGCCAGCATGGGCAAATATGCCATCACCTCGTATGACGTCGTCAAGAACCTGGAACGCTTTGCCATCTTACCGGTGGCCGCTGCTGCCCAAGTCGTCACCTTTCTGGTCAGTAACAGACTAGGTGCGGGCGACCCAGAGGGCGCTGTAGCCAACATCAAAAAGATGTTTATGCTCTCGTTTGCCACCGTCATACCCTCGCTCTTCATCTTGAGCATCAATGCCCCCTATTTCGTCAGCTTTTTTGATAAAAAAAACAAGTTTGGCAATTTTGCAGCATCTGTTTTACCAATCATCACCTTTCTGGTAATCTTTGACTTTACACAGCTCGTTCTTGCAGGGGCACTACGTGGTGCCGGTGATGTAAGAACAGTTATGTGGGGGCGGCTTTTTTCGTGTGCTTGTTTTTTTATACCCGTCTCCTATGTCATTAGCCAACTGCCACAGGCAGGAGCTGGTCACGGGTTTAGCACACAGACAACAGGAATGTTATCTGCATACTTTATGGTACTCCCTCCCATTAGTAATGAACTAAAATTTATTCTCATCTATGGGTCTTTTTACGTAACCACTGGCTTGATGGGCATTATCTTTGTACGGCGCATCAAAAGCCGCAAGTGGCTAACCCATAAGGTGTAA